Below is a window of Perca fluviatilis chromosome 6, GENO_Pfluv_1.0, whole genome shotgun sequence DNA.
AGAGAGGATAAGATCAGAACAGGGAATCTACTGGACCTTTCTCTTTGTAAGGAAAGGAATTTAAACTCTCCAGTATCAGTGCTCTGTCCCTTTTGAAGggctttatattttttatttaattttttatttgtattggtTGTTACCTTCTAAGAAAGAGTTAACACCATGTGCCATGTTATTGTAACATGCCGCTCCATGCTCTGGACACTACTCAGTATTGTAGTGGCCTTTGCTGAGCTCATTGCCTTCATGAGCCCTGATTGGCTTCTGGGATTCCCCCGGTCGGACTCCAGTGCGAGCGGGGCGGGAGTGGACTCCGGGGAGTACCGGCCGTCTCTCGGCCTCTACAGCCGCTGCCTTCGTGTCGGGGCCCGGGGAGTAGGGGTGAGCTGCGGGCCCTACGCTGGGACATTTGGAGAAGTGGCCAGTGGCTTCTGGCAGGCTGCCATGTTGTTTCTGGCAGCAGGGGTGTTAGTGCTAGGAGGAGTAGCCTGTATCTCCATCTTCAGCCTGTGCTTCCAGAGCATCCTGAAGAAGAGCATATTCAACATCTGTGGACTGCTCCAGGCTATCGCAGGTGAGATATCTGTCTGTGTTTAACACATCTGACACAGAAAAAGTAGTTCTGTGTCCAGATCTTTCACACAAACTTTGCTCTCAGGAATCAGTTCCGCTCAAGTtagaatgtattttatttaagcTTTTGAGAAAGATAGGAAACACtggaagagagtgagagagctgACATGTAACAAAGATCCCCAATTGAAATCAAACCCTACATCCCCTAGCACAGTAGTGTATCTTAATCATACATAATGTAC
It encodes the following:
- the LOC120561182 gene encoding LHFPL tetraspan subfamily member 2a protein-like is translated as MCHVIVTCRSMLWTLLSIVVAFAELIAFMSPDWLLGFPRSDSSASGAGVDSGEYRPSLGLYSRCLRVGARGVGVSCGPYAGTFGEVASGFWQAAMLFLAAGVLVLGGVACISIFSLCFQSILKKSIFNICGLLQAIAGLLLMVGLMLYPAGWGSEKVISYCGAETLPFRPALCSLGWAFYAAIGGTLGSFLCAVLSAQAEIATSSDKVQEEIEEGKSLICLL